The Kroppenstedtia pulmonis genome has a segment encoding these proteins:
- a CDS encoding DMT family transporter — protein MSTHSKRSIPWTYGLLTTTAIFWGSAFTGSKLVVASVSPAVGAFIRFGLGAMFMMIILVSRNRQAMTIPRQYWLQIIFLGLMGVALYNWFFFMGLDFSKATDGSMIIPVLSPVVTFLLALVFLKERVTLWQGFGLFLALTGSLVFFSGILSEGGLDHRRLIGDLTFLASAFCWSVYTMVGNRLLQQLDSFPVTAYAMLSGALILGVIAAPDLIHVSWTDLGVDFWLIQIYLALFPTVLANWFYSQGVQTLGPSKAAVFMYFVPVSGLILSGVILGERLTLVQMVGSMFMLAGVWLVNRRQKASAKRMTKEKAV, from the coding sequence GTGTCCACTCATTCAAAGCGGTCCATTCCATGGACATACGGATTATTGACGACTACAGCAATCTTTTGGGGAAGTGCTTTTACCGGTTCCAAGTTAGTAGTGGCATCTGTGTCACCTGCAGTAGGGGCTTTTATTCGATTTGGTTTAGGTGCGATGTTTATGATGATCATTCTGGTTTCACGGAATCGGCAAGCGATGACCATTCCCCGGCAGTACTGGCTTCAAATTATTTTTTTGGGTTTGATGGGTGTGGCCTTGTATAACTGGTTTTTCTTTATGGGTCTGGACTTTTCCAAAGCGACGGACGGGAGTATGATTATTCCGGTGTTAAGCCCTGTGGTAACTTTTTTACTGGCCCTGGTCTTCCTCAAGGAGCGGGTAACGTTGTGGCAAGGTTTTGGCTTGTTCCTGGCCTTGACAGGATCACTGGTTTTCTTCTCCGGTATCCTGTCTGAGGGAGGTCTGGATCATCGTCGTCTGATCGGCGATCTGACTTTCCTGGCATCGGCCTTTTGCTGGTCGGTGTACACCATGGTCGGCAATCGCTTGCTTCAACAATTGGACTCCTTTCCTGTCACTGCGTATGCCATGCTTTCAGGAGCTTTGATTCTGGGGGTTATCGCAGCACCCGACCTGATCCATGTTTCCTGGACTGATCTGGGAGTCGATTTTTGGCTTATCCAAATCTATTTGGCTTTGTTTCCTACGGTTTTGGCCAACTGGTTCTATTCCCAGGGTGTGCAAACATTGGGACCTTCCAAGGCGGCTGTCTTTATGTATTTCGTTCCGGTATCCGGATTGATCCTGTCCGGTGTAATTCTGGGTGAAAGACTGACCCTGGTTCAAATGGTTGGATCTATGTTTATGCTGGCCGGGGTTTGGCTGGTTAACCGACGGCAAAAAGCCTCAGCGAAGAGAATGACAAAAGAGAAAGCAGTTTGA
- a CDS encoding GNAT family N-acetyltransferase: MSSITVKRMKDFDRDVRNEATAVFIDGYFKGLSFFSKDRNKLMKAFKNLLCEDVFYLAEMDGEIVGILACANHQQRAMPIKLSELKKGFGFLKGILAYMMLKREFNTPLAFSEDTAYIECVATTEKARGKGVSTALFQYVMCELPYRHYILEVVDTNQNAHRLYKKLGFEEFERKMEKYAKLKGFHARILMRWSQQ, translated from the coding sequence ATGTCAAGTATCACTGTAAAAAGGATGAAAGATTTTGATCGTGATGTTCGTAATGAAGCCACAGCAGTTTTTATAGACGGTTATTTTAAAGGCCTGTCTTTTTTTTCAAAGGACAGGAACAAGCTGATGAAGGCATTTAAGAATCTTCTCTGTGAAGATGTTTTCTACCTGGCGGAGATGGATGGAGAGATTGTCGGGATACTGGCTTGTGCCAACCATCAACAGCGTGCCATGCCGATTAAATTATCGGAATTGAAAAAAGGGTTTGGTTTTTTAAAGGGTATCCTGGCTTATATGATGTTAAAACGGGAATTCAATACTCCCCTTGCCTTCTCTGAAGACACAGCATATATCGAATGTGTAGCCACCACTGAAAAGGCACGTGGCAAAGGTGTTTCCACAGCTTTGTTTCAATATGTCATGTGTGAACTTCCCTATCGGCATTATATACTTGAAGTTGTGGATACAAATCAAAATGCACATCGTTTGTATAAAAAATTGGGATTTGAAGAGTTTGAGAGGAAAATGGAAAAATACGCAAAGCTAAAAGGGTTTCATGCAAGGATATTAATGAGGTGGAGCCAACAATAA
- a CDS encoding right-handed parallel beta-helix repeat-containing protein: MQDTRRGHLHVEGAETVVRRSRLEQNRFAVDADEGGKGKIFDTVMVESEVAVQVKGESDLALTRCQLRQGELGVGVNGNSRLLLDSCTLDHFGEDTLYIENSEVVIQDCHLSKGEENGVSLVGKSRLVGTKTKMEGFKREIVLSEDSEIQMDEE, from the coding sequence TTGCAGGATACCCGCCGCGGTCATCTCCATGTCGAAGGAGCAGAGACCGTGGTTCGACGCTCCCGTTTGGAACAAAATCGGTTCGCTGTGGATGCCGATGAGGGAGGCAAAGGAAAAATATTCGATACGGTGATGGTGGAATCAGAGGTGGCAGTTCAGGTTAAAGGAGAAAGTGATTTGGCACTGACCCGTTGCCAATTGAGACAGGGCGAGCTGGGTGTCGGTGTGAATGGAAACAGCCGATTGCTATTGGACAGCTGTACCTTGGATCACTTCGGTGAAGATACCCTTTATATCGAGAACAGTGAAGTGGTCATACAGGATTGCCACTTATCTAAGGGGGAAGAAAACGGAGTCTCTCTGGTGGGGAAAAGTCGATTGGTAGGCACAAAGACGAAAATGGAAGGCTTCAAACGGGAAATCGTACTATCAGAAGATAGTGAGATCCAGATGGATGAAGAGTAG
- a CDS encoding DUF3054 domain-containing protein — MGHPESGKSIAPGWYALTGDLVMILIFAIVGRLSHDMEMTVAGILQTAVPFVTAWIVTGVVLGLYRVPAVTRFSHAWRSTVLVTAVSVPIALVIRAYQLNEGAVVVLFQLVSWVGLLLFMLPWRLVLAALYSGKKEKPTRGVVS, encoded by the coding sequence ATGGGTCACCCTGAATCGGGTAAATCGATTGCACCGGGTTGGTACGCTTTGACCGGAGATCTGGTGATGATCTTGATATTTGCCATCGTTGGCCGACTGAGTCACGACATGGAGATGACCGTGGCGGGTATCCTGCAAACCGCTGTTCCTTTTGTGACTGCATGGATCGTAACAGGGGTCGTACTGGGTCTGTATCGGGTTCCGGCAGTGACAAGGTTTTCCCATGCTTGGCGCAGCACCGTACTGGTTACTGCCGTTTCCGTCCCCATCGCTTTGGTGATCCGGGCCTACCAGTTAAACGAAGGGGCGGTTGTGGTACTGTTTCAACTGGTCTCCTGGGTGGGACTCCTGCTGTTCATGTTGCCTTGGCGACTGGTATTGGCTGCTCTCTATTCCGGAAAGAAAGAAAAACCGACCCGTGGAGTGGTCTCCTAG
- the lepB gene encoding signal peptidase I: MLNWKKSLVLFASIFVFLLILTGIIMEFFDFYEAIGSSMFPTIREGDTLIVKKSNTVWERGDVIVFYNSEVDMYYMKRVIGLSKERVEGKSGKILIDGKSDPHLNDSPIEDFDSVVVPKDHLFVLGDNTDESEDSRSFGPIPEQSIEGKIVFILQPLKRVGLVQ; encoded by the coding sequence TTGCTCAACTGGAAAAAGTCACTTGTATTGTTCGCTTCTATCTTTGTTTTTTTGTTAATACTAACAGGTATTATTATGGAGTTTTTTGATTTTTATGAAGCGATAGGATCCAGTATGTTCCCTACTATACGAGAAGGGGACACTTTGATTGTGAAAAAGAGTAATACAGTGTGGGAGCGAGGGGATGTGATTGTTTTTTATAATTCGGAAGTGGATATGTATTACATGAAACGGGTTATCGGGCTATCTAAAGAAAGAGTGGAGGGTAAGAGTGGGAAAATCCTGATCGATGGAAAGTCAGATCCACATTTGAATGATTCACCCATTGAAGATTTTGATTCAGTAGTGGTTCCGAAAGATCATTTGTTTGTGCTCGGTGATAATACCGATGAAAGTGAAGACAGTAGATCTTTTGGTCCCATTCCCGAGCAGAGTATAGAGGGCAAGATTGTTTTTATTTTACAGCCGCTAAAACGAGTAGGCTTGGTTCAATAG
- a CDS encoding YIP1 family protein, with amino-acid sequence MNSLNPFRTIWIHTRETVHELIEHNRPVMMYLLILLFGLNISLERASITNLADSTSLLAIPIIVLLLTPIMGFAVWFFGGLLVYWTGSWLGGIGTFKEMRIAVAWSTIPFALKTIIWVLQVILFGREMFAEITPRIDSSPLLTILLGLITLIDLIITAWFYVILSKSIGEAHNISSIKGFLSIVLGIALVLGCLLFLILVFSLIR; translated from the coding sequence TTGAATTCCCTTAATCCTTTTCGCACGATATGGATTCATACGAGAGAAACGGTTCATGAGCTGATTGAACACAACCGACCGGTCATGATGTATCTACTTATTCTGTTATTTGGCTTGAATATCAGTTTAGAACGAGCTTCCATCACCAATCTTGCCGATTCCACCTCGTTGCTGGCTATCCCGATCATTGTTTTACTTTTAACACCTATAATGGGGTTTGCTGTATGGTTTTTTGGAGGTTTACTAGTCTATTGGACCGGTAGCTGGTTAGGCGGAATCGGCACCTTTAAGGAAATGAGAATTGCTGTTGCTTGGTCCACTATCCCATTCGCTTTGAAAACCATTATATGGGTATTGCAAGTTATATTATTTGGTCGGGAAATGTTTGCTGAAATTACGCCACGTATAGATAGCAGTCCGCTTTTAACGATTCTTTTGGGACTCATCACCTTGATCGATTTAATTATAACCGCATGGTTTTATGTCATTCTCTCGAAGAGTATTGGTGAGGCACATAACATCTCTTCTATAAAAGGTTTTTTGTCCATCGTATTGGGGATTGCTTTGGTCCTTGGCTGTTTATTATTTTTGATCCTTGTGTTCAGTTTGATTCGATAG
- a CDS encoding YIP1 family protein — translation MTIWIHTLKTYSALITEKGGWMVLSVLSILFGLCFSLDQASYYYMGDLYSTFQIILISLLVGMVIGPIYWLLTSLILFWLGQLFGGCSSSSWKDMAVVVAWSGIPFISKLILWILSFILFGQELFLSKTPELDSSAVLILTYWTFLFFKFVLTSWYFWLLIKGIGFVHDFSIWKALPVFLIGMFILRMIFYLSGLTIYPF, via the coding sequence TTGACAATATGGATTCACACTCTCAAAACTTACTCAGCTTTGATCACAGAAAAGGGTGGATGGATGGTTCTAAGTGTTCTATCCATCCTGTTTGGACTTTGCTTTTCTTTGGATCAAGCTTCTTATTATTATATGGGTGACTTGTATTCTACCTTCCAAATTATACTGATTTCGTTGTTGGTGGGGATGGTGATCGGTCCGATTTATTGGTTGTTAACCAGCTTAATCTTGTTTTGGTTAGGCCAACTCTTCGGAGGTTGTTCAAGTTCAAGCTGGAAGGACATGGCGGTTGTGGTTGCCTGGTCCGGGATTCCGTTTATTTCGAAGCTGATCCTATGGATCCTGTCTTTCATACTATTTGGTCAGGAATTGTTTCTCAGTAAAACGCCAGAGTTGGATAGTAGTGCTGTTTTGATTCTTACTTACTGGACTTTCTTGTTTTTTAAGTTTGTTCTGACGAGCTGGTATTTCTGGTTGCTGATCAAAGGAATAGGATTTGTTCATGATTTTTCAATATGGAAGGCGCTTCCTGTATTTTTGATAGGTATGTTTATTCTCCGCATGATATTTTATTTGAGCGGTTTAACTATCTATCCGTTCTAA
- a CDS encoding HNH endonuclease: MKHFLRRMFLNKRGGSTLEYIAILTAGLILALILYHIIDQDVEGLLSSKIESIFNGEEQHVGDTETTLSEDKPNNISELQPEEPQEKRTEKVKSGQENTDDSDDESEGLWEKAKKTPIIGSALEKGERYLQSDQFSDDLSDLGNDIGEGMIEASGVLDLWNFVTGVDAETGEIISGEERFKEPIIEGLKGLIFNRVKPLKIIESPYKIVKKKVCGCERFNELLEKHLDGKLNFRELNKKTKEEKLTKGGKEITEEDIKKEIEKGKERRKKEDKKVGYEYKIVKEVKGSKKFPPDQFPEGIAKDSGSIRERIDKKGKKQYEVKRANGTWRKITLSDKQAGNPSTKRVELHGEKQMVTIPHDPYGFPIFDRYSVQEETLPPSEWTRAQQTQFNYLNRQVTKKYHSNPKKFTMEFTEAMEKQGASKQVISKALQKIKDGEQPDNFTWHHHQEHGRMQLVPTEVNAKFKHIGGDAIWCRSK, from the coding sequence ATGAAGCATTTTTTAAGACGGATGTTTTTAAATAAACGAGGTGGGTCCACCCTAGAATACATAGCGATCTTGACAGCTGGACTTATTCTCGCCTTGATTTTATATCATATCATTGACCAAGATGTTGAGGGATTATTAAGTAGTAAAATAGAGTCGATCTTTAACGGTGAAGAACAACATGTAGGTGACACAGAAACTACTTTATCTGAGGACAAACCTAATAATATATCCGAACTTCAACCTGAGGAACCACAAGAGAAAAGAACAGAAAAAGTAAAATCGGGCCAAGAAAATACAGATGATTCAGATGACGAGTCTGAAGGTTTGTGGGAAAAGGCGAAAAAAACCCCTATTATTGGTTCGGCTTTAGAAAAGGGAGAGAGGTATCTTCAATCAGACCAGTTCTCAGATGATCTAAGTGATCTGGGTAACGATATCGGTGAAGGGATGATCGAAGCTTCAGGCGTATTGGATTTATGGAATTTTGTTACAGGTGTTGATGCTGAAACAGGAGAGATTATTAGTGGTGAAGAAAGATTTAAGGAGCCTATAATAGAAGGACTTAAGGGATTAATATTTAATCGAGTTAAGCCTCTCAAGATAATCGAATCTCCTTACAAAATTGTAAAGAAGAAGGTTTGTGGTTGTGAACGGTTTAATGAGTTACTTGAGAAACATCTCGATGGTAAGCTGAACTTTAGAGAGTTAAATAAGAAAACGAAAGAAGAGAAACTTACCAAGGGTGGTAAGGAGATAACCGAAGAGGATATTAAAAAGGAAATTGAAAAGGGAAAAGAGAGGCGGAAGAAAGAGGATAAAAAGGTAGGCTATGAATACAAGATAGTAAAAGAAGTAAAGGGATCAAAAAAGTTTCCACCTGATCAGTTTCCAGAGGGGATTGCTAAGGATTCTGGTTCGATCAGAGAAAGAATTGATAAAAAAGGGAAAAAGCAGTATGAAGTCAAAAGAGCGAATGGTACATGGCGTAAGATTACTCTATCTGATAAGCAAGCGGGAAATCCATCAACTAAGCGGGTAGAGTTACACGGGGAAAAACAAATGGTAACCATCCCTCATGATCCATACGGATTTCCCATTTTCGATAGATACTCGGTGCAAGAGGAGACACTCCCACCGTCTGAGTGGACTCGAGCTCAACAAACACAGTTCAATTACCTAAATAGACAAGTGACTAAGAAATATCATTCAAATCCGAAGAAGTTTACAATGGAATTTACTGAAGCGATGGAAAAACAAGGGGCATCTAAACAAGTTATTAGTAAAGCATTACAAAAAATAAAGGATGGGGAACAACCAGATAATTTTACCTGGCATCATCATCAAGAGCACGGTAGAATGCAACTGGTTCCGACAGAGGTTAATGCTAAGTTTAAACATATTGGCGGAGATGCCATTTGGTGCAGGAGCAAATAA
- a CDS encoding SMI1/KNR4 family protein gives MLEWKYAELPVDRLSIEKVEKEWGVTFPEAYVECVMKGNGGLPKMNGKNCVFTYIKEGEEEEDNFYYLHRYDVDSKTRHILKRYENIQDRLPDRVYPFADTILGYNLCFDYRQSTEEPGVVLWHYKVDWFAEKPEDAVFFVADSFDSFLSSLTEFEDEWETEDMPEPERIPWTCVQGEINRSMVDEVEEAWGVTFPEDYVTCLLAKEEKPVPQRFTYYQEGEEKTADLDCLVPFDPGEAYAMQKLYRKRQGELPQGVYPFAESTELWEYLCFDYRELSSEPRVLFLISQDADREETEKGLFPVAASFAELVKSLS, from the coding sequence ATGCTTGAATGGAAATATGCTGAACTGCCTGTGGATCGTCTTTCGATAGAGAAAGTGGAAAAGGAATGGGGAGTTACTTTCCCCGAAGCGTATGTGGAATGTGTGATGAAGGGTAACGGCGGGTTACCTAAAATGAATGGAAAGAATTGCGTATTTACATATATAAAAGAGGGGGAGGAGGAAGAAGATAATTTTTACTATCTACATCGGTATGATGTAGATAGTAAAACTCGTCATATTTTAAAACGGTATGAGAACATCCAGGATCGATTACCTGACAGGGTCTACCCCTTTGCAGATACGATACTGGGTTATAATCTTTGCTTCGACTATCGTCAATCCACTGAGGAACCTGGGGTGGTGCTCTGGCATTACAAGGTGGATTGGTTTGCGGAAAAACCAGAGGATGCCGTGTTTTTTGTGGCAGACTCCTTTGATTCCTTTCTGTCCAGCCTGACGGAGTTTGAGGATGAGTGGGAAACGGAGGATATGCCTGAACCGGAGCGGATCCCATGGACCTGTGTCCAGGGGGAGATCAACCGGAGTATGGTGGATGAAGTGGAAGAGGCTTGGGGAGTTACGTTCCCTGAGGATTATGTGACCTGCTTGTTGGCCAAGGAGGAAAAACCCGTCCCACAACGGTTTACATATTACCAGGAAGGTGAAGAGAAAACAGCAGATCTGGACTGTTTGGTACCCTTTGATCCAGGGGAAGCGTATGCCATGCAGAAACTGTACCGAAAACGACAGGGGGAGTTGCCACAGGGAGTTTATCCCTTTGCTGAGAGTACCGAGCTGTGGGAGTATCTCTGTTTCGATTATCGGGAATTGTCCTCAGAACCCCGTGTACTCTTTCTGATTAGCCAGGATGCGGACAGAGAAGAGACGGAAAAAGGGTTATTCCCTGTTGCCGCATCCTTTGCGGAGCTGGTAAAAAGCCTGAGTTGA
- a CDS encoding right-handed parallel beta-helix repeat-containing protein, with translation MTDIIVSKHEPGGYQSISEALEVAPSGARITVKPGLYEEQIVLDKEVTIVGDGPVEEIRVRTSNLNVIVQNEDVFTVLEGLTIELGRSDEDLVCIYVEQGKIILNRCQISSEAGISVVGDRSSWIIAEDCHIHSYHSNSFYLTQDASGGLKNCTLSAGPEEPCVVVSDSNFFQMRGCQISGGSIGLWVTDGTEGAKIKQCVIQGSSKIAVVVDEGSDVEFEDCHIRDGKHGVYFSKKARSRMRNCKFTGYEPDPAVYIDQEAHPQLVSCEVETGVYLTQSGRGLLQDCTIHGSDDQAAVAIMDGADPKLLNCRILNSANNGVYVSEGRGVLDGCLIQGFHASAGLTLTQGAETVVRRSRLEQNRFAVDADEGGKGKIFDTVMVESEVAVQVKGESDLALTRCQLSQGELGVGVNGNSRLLLDSCTLDHFGEDTLYIENSEVVMQDCHLSKGEENGVSLVGKSRLVGTKTKMEGFKREILLSEDSEIQMDEE, from the coding sequence ATGACAGATATCATCGTATCGAAACATGAACCTGGCGGATATCAAAGTATCTCAGAAGCCTTGGAAGTGGCTCCCTCAGGTGCACGAATTACAGTAAAGCCAGGCCTGTACGAAGAACAAATCGTACTGGATAAAGAAGTGACCATTGTTGGAGATGGACCAGTAGAGGAGATCCGGGTTCGTACTTCGAACTTGAATGTGATTGTACAAAATGAAGATGTTTTTACGGTATTAGAAGGGCTTACGATTGAACTGGGTCGTTCTGATGAGGATCTCGTTTGTATCTATGTGGAACAAGGGAAAATAATCCTGAATCGTTGTCAAATCTCCTCTGAAGCAGGAATCAGTGTGGTAGGGGATCGTTCTTCATGGATCATAGCAGAGGATTGCCATATTCATAGTTACCACAGTAACAGCTTTTACTTGACTCAGGACGCTTCTGGAGGTTTAAAAAATTGTACCCTTTCTGCAGGCCCTGAAGAACCTTGTGTAGTCGTATCCGACAGTAATTTTTTTCAGATGAGGGGATGTCAGATTTCAGGTGGCTCCATAGGGTTGTGGGTGACTGATGGAACCGAAGGAGCAAAGATTAAACAGTGTGTCATACAGGGTAGCAGTAAAATCGCTGTCGTGGTGGATGAAGGAAGTGACGTTGAGTTCGAGGATTGTCATATTCGTGATGGAAAGCATGGTGTTTACTTCTCCAAAAAAGCCCGGAGCAGGATGCGAAATTGCAAGTTTACAGGATACGAACCGGACCCGGCTGTCTACATCGATCAGGAGGCCCATCCCCAGTTGGTTTCCTGTGAAGTGGAAACTGGGGTGTATCTGACTCAATCCGGCAGAGGGCTTCTCCAGGATTGCACCATTCACGGGTCTGACGATCAGGCGGCGGTGGCGATTATGGATGGAGCGGATCCCAAATTGCTGAACTGTCGGATTCTAAATAGTGCCAACAACGGTGTCTATGTCTCTGAAGGACGGGGTGTACTGGATGGCTGTCTCATTCAGGGGTTTCATGCATCAGCGGGACTCACCCTTACTCAAGGAGCAGAGACCGTGGTTCGACGCTCCCGTTTGGAACAAAATCGGTTCGCTGTGGATGCCGATGAGGGAGGCAAAGGAAAAATATTCGATACGGTGATGGTGGAATCAGAGGTGGCAGTTCAGGTTAAAGGAGAAAGTGATTTGGCACTGACCCGTTGCCAGTTGAGTCAGGGAGAGCTGGGTGTCGGGGTGAATGGAAACAGCCGATTGCTACTGGACAGCTGTACCTTGGATCACTTCGGTGAAGATACCCTCTACATCGAGAACAGTGAAGTGGTCATGCAGGATTGCCACTTATCTAAGGGGGAAGAAAACGGAGTTTCTCTGGTGGGGAAAAGTCGATTGGTAGGCACAAAGACGAAAATGGAAGGCTTCAAACGGGAAATCCTGCTATCAGAAGATAGTGAGATCCAGATGGATGAAGAGTAG
- a CDS encoding DUF3054 domain-containing protein, with the protein MGHPESGKSLAPGWYALTGDLVMILIFAIVGRLSHDMEMTVAGILQTAVPFVTAWIVTGVVLGLYRVPAVTRFSHAWRSTVLVTAVSVPIALVIRAYQLNEGAVVVLFQLVSWVGLLLFMLPWRLVLAALYSGKKEKPTRGVVS; encoded by the coding sequence ATGGGTCACCCTGAATCGGGTAAATCGCTTGCACCAGGTTGGTACGCTTTGACCGGAGATCTGGTGATGATCTTGATATTTGCCATCGTTGGCCGACTGAGTCACGACATGGAGATGACCGTGGCGGGTATCCTGCAAACCGCTGTTCCTTTTGTGACTGCATGGATCGTAACAGGGGTCGTACTGGGTCTGTATCGGGTTCCGGCAGTGACAAGGTTTTCCCATGCTTGGCGCAGCACCGTACTGGTTACTGCCGTTTCCGTCCCCATCGCTTTGGTGATCCGGGCCTACCAGTTAAACGAAGGGGCGGTTGTGGTACTGTTTCAACTGGTCTCCTGGGTGGGACTCCTGCTGTTCATGTTGCCTTGGCGACTGGTATTGGCTGCTCTCTATTCCGGAAAGAAAGAAAAACCGACCCGTGGAGTGGTCTCCTAG
- a CDS encoding TetR/AcrR family transcriptional regulator, with amino-acid sequence MEGFSITFKRRKDVTQIKNDIARNTKELFAQKGYNATSMEEICAINKRSKGSIYYHFQSKEELFMHLIKLNNEEWINSWLEKEHRYETTVDKLYGLADHYVDDLANPLNHAINEFVMGQDISQEMLDDMLSLIRIPYITYEKIILQGIERGELKMEEPEDLMYIINGLFNGLSTLYYEKDLEDIRRLYKKGIATILTGIQSDQ; translated from the coding sequence ATGGAGGGGTTCTCAATCACATTCAAACGAAGAAAAGATGTAACACAAATTAAGAATGATATCGCTCGAAATACGAAGGAGTTATTTGCACAAAAAGGTTATAACGCTACTTCGATGGAAGAGATCTGTGCCATCAACAAGCGGAGTAAGGGTAGCATCTACTACCATTTCCAGAGCAAGGAAGAGCTTTTCATGCATTTAATCAAGCTCAACAATGAAGAGTGGATCAATTCATGGCTGGAGAAGGAACATCGTTACGAAACAACCGTCGACAAGCTATACGGTTTGGCAGACCACTATGTTGACGATCTGGCGAACCCTTTGAATCATGCCATCAATGAATTTGTCATGGGACAGGACATTAGTCAGGAAATGCTTGATGATATGCTTTCCCTTATACGGATACCGTATATCACGTACGAAAAAATCATTTTGCAGGGAATAGAGCGTGGCGAACTGAAGATGGAAGAACCGGAAGATTTAATGTACATTATTAACGGTCTGTTCAACGGACTGAGCACATTGTATTACGAGAAGGACCTTGAGGATATCCGCAGATTATATAAGAAAGGGATTGCGACAATTCTAACAGGCATTCAAAGTGACCAATGA
- a CDS encoding YezD family protein, which produces MQISEAQVKQILKTLHNLEYGSVLITVHQSKIVQIDRTEKQRFPSSIHAHPVPLHKSKSN; this is translated from the coding sequence ATGCAAATCTCCGAAGCACAGGTCAAACAGATTTTGAAGACCTTGCACAATTTGGAATACGGATCGGTATTGATCACGGTACATCAATCAAAAATTGTGCAAATCGATCGTACCGAGAAACAACGCTTTCCCTCTTCTATCCATGCTCATCCCGTCCCATTGCACAAGAGTAAATCCAATTAA
- the ssuE gene encoding NADPH-dependent FMN reductase, with translation MVHLVTLSGSPSTSSKTLTVVDYIRETARHKGWKTDLIQVRNFPSEDLLYARFDSPSIQEAVSLLKQADGVLIATPVYKASYTGVLKAFLDLMPQDVLSGKVVWPIAVGGTLAHLLVLEYALKPVLSALGARNIQQGVYIQDSQIHSRHRGEVVLDGQVKERIAEGFRQFEVALGQSSLVGETE, from the coding sequence ATGGTTCACTTGGTCACTCTGTCCGGGAGTCCCTCCACTTCTTCCAAAACATTGACGGTGGTGGATTATATCCGGGAAACGGCCCGGCATAAGGGATGGAAGACTGATTTGATCCAGGTTCGTAATTTTCCTTCAGAAGACTTGCTATACGCCCGGTTTGACAGCCCTTCGATCCAGGAGGCGGTTTCTTTGCTGAAGCAGGCTGACGGCGTATTGATTGCCACTCCTGTTTATAAGGCATCCTATACCGGGGTTCTTAAGGCGTTTTTGGATTTAATGCCCCAGGATGTTTTATCCGGAAAGGTGGTCTGGCCCATTGCTGTGGGGGGGACCTTGGCTCATCTGTTGGTGCTGGAGTATGCCTTGAAACCAGTTTTATCCGCCTTGGGTGCCCGAAATATTCAACAAGGGGTCTATATCCAGGATTCCCAGATCCATTCCCGGCATCGGGGCGAAGTCGTTTTAGACGGGCAGGTCAAGGAGCGAATTGCAGAAGGGTTTCGGCAGTTTGAAGTTGCCTTGGGACAATCATCTCTGGTAGGTGAAACAGAATGA